In Rhodothermales bacterium, a genomic segment contains:
- a CDS encoding VOC family protein, whose translation MELGTFSISLAVKDIEASRSFYENFGFKVFGGDAAQNWLILKNGNHVIGLFQGMFEKNIMTFNPGWDSNANKLESFTDVRDLQRQLKAQGVQLESEADESTTGPASFMAVDPDGNPILVDQHV comes from the coding sequence ATGGAACTAGGTACATTTTCGATCAGCCTGGCGGTCAAGGACATTGAAGCGTCAAGATCTTTCTACGAGAACTTCGGATTCAAAGTATTTGGTGGAGACGCCGCGCAGAACTGGCTGATCCTCAAGAACGGCAATCACGTAATCGGACTGTTTCAGGGCATGTTCGAGAAGAACATAATGACCTTCAACCCGGGATGGGACAGTAACGCAAACAAGCTCGAATCCTTCACCGACGTTCGTGATCTACAGCGTCAGCTGAAAGCGCAGGGTGTGCAGCTGGAGAGCGAGGCAGACGAATCGACGACGGGGCCCGCGAGCTTCATGGCAGTCGATCCCGACGGCAACCCTATTCTGGTGGATCAGCACGTGTAG